A segment of the Streptomyces sp. P9-A2 genome:
CGGAGCGCACGTCCTCGAACGCGGGGAAGACGGCCGCGATGTCGTCCTCGCTCCCGCCCAGCGGGCGCAGCACCAGCATGCCGGCGGCGCTCTCGGGCAGCACCACCCACTCCCGGCCACGGGCGGCGACCAGCGAGCCGGCTGTGTACGTGGGGCTCATGAGATCTCTCAGTTCCTGAAGGTCGAGAAGTCGGGAAGGGGCGAGGCGGTCAACGGAGATGGAAGTAGGCGGCGTTATGGTCGACGATGGCGTCCCAGTCCGCGTCCGACGGGAAGCGCAGGACGTCCCAGCCGGCCTCCTCCAGGCGGTAGCCGGCCTCGATGCCGCGGGTGGAGTCGGCCGGGTGGCCGGGGACGTCGACGAACACGGCGAGGTCGGCGCCGTCCAGGCGGAAGACCAGGTCGGGACGGGCGTCCGCCCCGCCGACGAAGGCGTCGACCTCGTCCGGCAGCCGGTAGCCCTTCGCCCTGAGCCAGCCGAGCAGGTCCCCCTGCGCGACGAGGGCCGCCAGGTCCGTCTTCACCGGGGTCGGCGACGGCACCGGGACGCTCGCGGACGCGGCCGGCGGCGCGGTGTTCGTGTCGCCGACCGCCGGGGCGAGCCTGCGGAACCGCTCGCTGCGGGACTCGCCGCGATCCTCCCGCTCGGTGCGGGCGCCGGCCAGCCGCAGCAGCAGCGGGCGGGCGGCGTGCCGGCTCAACTGGCGGTGGTGCGTCTGGTTGGCATACGTCAGCAGGCAGGCGTAGCAGCCGCGGGCGCACTTCTCGCCGTCCGCCGGACCGCCCTCGTCCTCGCCGGTGTCCGGGTCGAAGTGGCAGATCTCCAGGGCGGTCCGGGCGGCCCTGGCGAGAGCGTCCCTGTCGTGCTGGATCCGGCGCAGCACACCGGCGCCGCCCTCGGCGGCCTCCGTGAACAGCATGCGGCGGCGCGGGCCGTCGTCCGGCGGCAGCAGTTCCGCGGTCAGCTCGGAGTCCTCCAGCTCGAACGCCGCCTCGATGCCCCGCTCCAGCGCGTACAGGAACGACCACGCCACCGGCTCGGGCTCCGGCTCGTCGAGGGTGAGCACGAGGATGTTGCGGCGGTCCTCCACGTACGGCAGGACGCGCTTCTTGCGGCGCTTCTCGTTGCCGTCCTCGTCGACCACCGGCATGCCGGTGCCCTCGATGGCGTCCGCGGCGGCCCGGTCGTTGAGCCAGCGGCCGTCGCCCAGGTCCAGCCAGTAGCCGTCCGGCTCGCCCTCCTTGTCGCGGACGCGGCCCAGGTTGGTGATGCGGACGGTCGCCGAGTCGCCGTAGTCCAGGTCGAGGACGGGCCCGCCGCCGGCGTCGGTGACGTGCGAGGTGAGGCGTCCCTTGCGGGCGCCGTGGTCCTGGAACGCGTACGAGGTCTCCAGGCGGAAACCGGCCCGGCGGCGCTCCTCCTCGTCGGAGGAGATCCGCTCGCGCGGCGTGGTGTACACGGTGTGCAGGTGGAGCAGGCCGGTGCGCTTGCCCCTCAGCTGCTCGCCGCACATCGCGCAGACGTCGGAGCCGACCTTGACGTCGTAGTGGTAGCCGCAGCCGTCGCAGCGCCTGGCCTCCGCCGTCGCCAGGTCGCCCGAGGTGTCCGGCGGCAACTGCACCCGGGTGACCTGGTAGCGGGCGCCCTCGTGGTAGATGAGCGCACCGGGCCCGAACTCGCGGATCGCGAGGAACCGGGGACGCTGCAGGTAGTCCCCGTCGGCGTTGCGGCGGTTGCCGGAGCGCGGGATGTACGCGGCCAGCGGCAGCCGCGGGAAGTTGTAGCCGGGCAGGAACCCCTCGGACGCCAGATAGCGGTACGGATTGAAGTCGCTCATCACCGACTTGTTTTCGGCGGAGCGGTTCAGCAGCAGGTTCGTCTGCGTCTCGGCCTCCCGGCGGCGGGTGCGCGCCCGGACCTGCTCACCGGGGGAGAGGGTGTGGTCGACGACCCGCTTGTTCTGCTCGTACTGGTCGATGACGGCGGCCCGGAACAGCTCGCGCCACCGGTCGAAGGAGGCGTCGAACTCCTTCGGGGCCCGCTCGATCCGGTCCTCGATCCACTCGTCGTACCACCAGGTGGTCGACTCGAAGTCCGCGATCAGCGGGGCGAGGACGGTACGGGCGGCGGCGGCCGCGCGCCTGCGGGCGTCCTCGTCCCAGGACCTGTCACTGATGTCGGAGAGGAGCGGCAGCTCCATCCGCGGATCGGGGCGGTCCTCGCCCTCGGGGTCGTAGGCGACGTCGATGACGTCCGGGATCGCGGTGCCGAGCTTCATCTCGGTCTCCGCCAGCCAGATGCCCTGCAGGTGGGAGCGGACCAGGTCCTCGTTGGCGAGGTCCAGGCGCGGCGGGGCCACCTGCCCCGACACCATGTCCTGGGAGCGGCGGAAGTAGTACTGGTCGTGGCTGTTGCCCGTCGCGCAGTACGTGGTCACCAGCGCGGGCTGGCCCGAGCGGCCCGCCCGGCCTGAGCGCTGCGCGTAGTTCGCCGGGGTCGGCGGCACGTTGCGCATCATCACCGCGTTGAGCGAGGAGATGTCCACGCCCAGCTCCATCGTCGGCGAGCAGTACAGCAGGGGCAGTTCGGCCTTGCGGAACTGCCTCTCGCGCTCCAGCCGGTCCTCCGGGGTGACCTGCGCGGTGTGCTCCCGCGCGAACAGGCCGGCCAGCTCGGCGGCCGCGGTGCGGTACAGGTCGCGGAAGAACGGGTTGACGCGCGGGCCCTCGCCGCTGCTGTAGGTGCGCGCCAGCGGATCGACCGCGCCCCGCTCACCGTTGCCGGCCCGCCAGATCAGGGCGGCGGCCGACACCCGGTAGCCGGTGCGCTTCTGCGCCGCGCGGCGGCGGAAGGCCGGACCGGAGTGCTCGGGGACCGCCTCCACCTCGCGCACCAGGTCCGCGTCCCGCAGCACCTTCAGCAGGTCCTCGATGACGCCCTGGACGTCGTCCAGGGAAACGGAGGCCTCGCGCAGCTCGGGCATGTTCCGCCGCAGGTACTTGCCGAACTTGCCGCGCGCCGACAGGAACAGCGCGGAGCGCTCCATACCCGGCCGTGAGCCGTACGGGTAGGCGGTACCGACGTCCGGCCGGTCGCTGTCACCCAGCACCCACGGCCCGGTGAGGCGCTCCTCGCTCGCCCGCTGCAGGGTGTCGAAGTCGTCGCGGAAGTACTGCACGTCGATGGCGAGGGCGCGCCGCATGAAGTCGAGCAGCGTACGGGCGACCTCCTCGCGCAGCGCCGGGTCGGCGTCGCGCAGCACGGCGTGGGCCGACTGCCAGCGCTCGGGCCGGGCGGCGAGCCAGTCCAGGTCCTCGTAGTCGATCCGCAGCAGCCCCGTCTGCTCCAGGTTCGGCATCGTGATGCGCCAGCCGCGCTCCAGGTCGCGGTAGAGGCGGTACCCGACGACGTCCCGGAAGACCTTCGTCGCCCGGCGTTCCATGGACGGGGGCAGGTCCGTACCCACCGCGTACTCGCGGGGCGCGAGGCCCATCACCCCGGTGACGGCCTCGGCGAGGTCGTCGTGGCGCAGCCCCTCCTCGCCCGCCCGCACCGCGGCCTGGTGGAGGGCGCCGCGCAACTGGGTCACCTGGGCGAAGTCGTTGAAGTGCCCGGCCTGCAGTGAGGCGTCCTGCCGGTTGTCGACGAAGGTGAGGAGCTTGCGCGCCTCCTTGCCCAGGCTCTCCTCGGGCACCGCCCGCAGGGATTTCATGATCGACGCGGAGATCAGCGAGGTCGCCGAGGAGCGTCCCTCCTGGTCCAGGGTGGCCAGTTTCGCGAAGTCCCGGCCGCGGGTCTGCTCGTAGGAGACCTGGCAGTGCGTGCAGAACAGGAACGGCGCCGGGACGAACGCCGCCACCAGGCCCTCGCCGGACTCGTCGCCGTGGGCGTCCACGACGACGCGCTTGGGCACCCGGGGCCGGTAGGACTTCTTGACGACCATCACGCCCTGCGCGTCCGGCTCGAGCCACGACTCCGGCAGCCGCCGGTCGTCCACGGCCTTCTGCGGATCGGCCGGCCACTCGTAGTCCTGCCCCGGCATGCCCAGGTACAGGTAGCCCTCGCCGTCGCGGCCCCCGGAGGCGGAGGTGTCCCGGCGAGGCTCGTAACGGAACGCGCCGCCCTCCTCGGTGCGCCAGACGGTCAGGTACTCCTGGCCGCACTCGCGGCAGAACGCCAGCGGGAACAGCGGCTTGCCGCCGCTGCCCGGCTGCTCCAGCTGGTAGGTGCGGGTCAGCGGCCGGGTGAGCGGATCCTCCAGCGTCGTGTAGACGGTGTCGCCCTTGGAGAGGAACTGGTGCAGCCGGAACGCGAACAGCGGCCGTTCCGTCCTCGGGTTCTTGGCCTGCGCACCCGCCTCCAGGGTCGTCCGGATCGCCTCGCGCACGCTCTCCTCGGCCACCCCGGACTCGGCGGCCAGCTCGGCCGCCGCCTCCTCGACGGTGCCCGGGGCACAGCGGCGCAGCCGCCCCGTACCCTCCTCGTGCTCCAGACCGAACCGGGACTCCACCCAGCGGGCCAGCGAGTCCTTCGTCAGCGCCTCGTACGAGCGGGGCGCCGCCGGTACCCGCAGCCGCTCGGCGGGCACGGTCGCCGGTGCCTCGTCGGTCGCCCGGACCAGGGTCTCGCCGATGACCCGCTTCGGCAGCACCGTCGTACCGAACAGCCGCCCCGCGACCTTGGCCACCTCGCGCTGCTGGTCCTCCCAGGAACCTTCGGTGGACATGGTCGCCGAGGTGCCGATGCACTGGAGGGACGCCGAGGCCCGGCAGGCCTCGCGGACCCGGCGGATCAGGAACGCCACGTCCGCGCCCTGCCGGCCCCGGTAGGTGTGCAGCTCGTCGAAGACGAGGAACCGCAGCCCCTCGGCCATGCGGATCAGGCTGGACCGGTCGTCCGGCCGGGTCAGCATCAGCTCCAGCATCACGTAGTTGGTCAGCAGGATGTCCGGGGGATTCTTGCGCAGCTCACGGCGCTCCTCGGTGGACTCCTGGCCGGTGTAGCGGGCGAAGGTGACCGGCTCGCGGCCCTTGCCGAAACCGTGGCGCAGGTACTTCTCCAGCTCCCCGAGCTGCGAGTTGGCCAGCGCGTTCATCGGGTAGACGACGATCGCGCGCACCCGGCCCCCCGCGTCCGGGCCCGCCGCCTGACGCTTCTTCAGCACCCGGTCCACGATCGGCACGATGTACGCCAGCGACTTGCCGGAACCGGTGCCGGTCGTCAGCACGTAGGAGTCGCCCGCCTGCGCGGCCTCGATCGCCTGCCGCTGGTGGAGGTGGAAGGTCAGCGGCCGGCCGTCCGGGCGCGGCGACGTCTCCTTCTTGTCGGCCTGGAAGATCTCCGCGCACCTGGGGTGCAGCACTCCGTCCCGCACGAGGTCGGTCACCTGGCCGCCGTCGGCGAAGAACGGGTTCAGCGACAGCCACGGGTCGGGCCACTGCGACTTCGCCGCCAGGTCGTCCTCGACGAAGCCGGTGATCCGGGCGTCCCGGATCACCGTCCCGCTCTTGGTGAAGCTCTCGTACTCACCGATCAGGTCGGCGTGGATGCCGAAGACGTCCATCGCGTCGGGCAGGCGCGGCTCCCTGCGCGGCACGGGTGCCGGCGCGGCCGGGGCACGCTCCGGGAGCAGGGCGCGCAGCCGCGCCACCGGGTCCATCACCCGCCAGTGCGGAGCCAGCAGGGTGGCCGTGTCGTCCGGCGCGAGCGCGAGCGGGACCAGTACCTCACGGACCACGGCGGCGTTGTCGGGCCGCAGTTCGGCGTCCTTCTCCAGAAGGCGCTCCACCAGCCGGACCAGCCCGGCGGGCAGGTCCGGGCGCACCAGGGTCAACTGGGGCGGCTGCTCGTGCTGGTGCTGTTCGGAGAGCTCGAAGGGGGTCCGGGCGGAGAACGGCGGGCGTCCTATCAGCAGCTCGTACAGGATGCAGCCGAGCGCGTAGAGGTCGGCCGGGGCGGAGACCCGTTCGGCGCGGAACTGCTCGGGTGCCATGTAGCGGGCCGTGCCGAGGCTGGCGCCGGTGCTGGTCAGCCGCGTCTGGTCGGGGTCGTCGACGATCGAGCCCATGCCGAAGTCGAGGATCTTGACGGTGCCGTCGCCGGTCAGCATCACATTGGCCGGCTTCAGATCGCGGTGGACGACCCCGGCGGTGTGCGCGGCGGTGAGCCCGGCGGCGATCTGCGCCCCGATCGCGGCGACCCAGGAGACCGGGAGCTGGGGCTCCTCGTCGATGAGGTCCGCGAGCGGATGGCCGTCCAGCAGCTCCATGGCCAGGTAGGGGAGGCCGCTGGCGCCTGGGGCATCATCCACACCGCCGTCGATCAGCAGGGTGAGGTTGGGGTGGCCCTGGGAGAGCATGCGCATGATCCGCACTTCGCGGCGGAAACGGTCGATCTCCTTGCCGGACCCCGAGGTGTCGACCGCGACCCCGGTCCGGCCGCGCAGCACGGTCTTGACCGCGACCTGGCGGTGCGGGGAGTCCGGGGCCGCCTGAAGGTCTTCGGCCCGATGCACCTCGCCCATGTTCCCGCGCCCCACGACCCCCGTGATCCGAAACCGTCCGTCGACCGTCTCCAGGCCCACCGGCCCTCCCCCTGTTCGCCCGTCGCGTGCAAGATGGGTACATCTTGCACGGAGCGTATACCTTCGCCCTCCAAGGAGGGAGGCGTCTTCACGTTTACGTTGTCAACGGGTTATGGCTTTTGTGAATTCTTGGATGGTCGACGGGGGCGTTCGTGTCCGTGGTGACGAGGATGGTCACCGCTTGGTCACCGCTTGGTCCCGCACACCAAACGGCTGACCGGGATGGGGGTTCTGGTCGGCTCGCACGAACCGCACCGACCGAAGCCCGGGGGAGGCACCGGCGACTTCTGCTGGACGGAGGCGCTGGACCTCCTGGAACCCGGGCTGGCCGCGTAGCGCGCCGCGATCGGACCGGCCTCTTGCCGTCCGTCCAGGCCGAGGCCTGTATCAACGCACGTCGGCGGGAGAGCCGACGGCCCGTCCCCCAGACGGACCGGAAGAGGACAGTGGAGCCCGGCCGCAGTCTGCGGCCGCTGTCTCGGCTCCGATGACTCCGACGGATCTGTCTTCCGGCTGGTCGAGAGCGCATGAGCGATTCGGTGGGAGAGGCACGGAGTGAACCAGGTGCCGGGCGGGACCGAGCAGGAACCCGGGCGGGGCAGTCCTCTGAAGTCCTGTCGGTAACCGTGCCGGCCGCCGGTGGCTCCGTGCCACGGAGCAGGCAGCGAGGGGACCGGCTCTGAGGGCGACGGTGTGCAGTTCGGTGGTCCCGAGGGAGGGTGACACGAGGAACGGCAGAGCCGCGAACGCCCACCGGGAGCGAGGGCAGCCGGTCTCGCCTCTTCGGGCAATCATCGTGCCCCGTAGCTTCCTGACTCGGCGCCATTGCTGCGTTTAACGTCCGGGAGTGAGCCTATGGACTTCTCTTGAGCCGGCGTCGACGACGGTGGATCCCGGTGGTAGTGCGACGGTGCGGTTGCGGGTGCGCAACACCGGTGACGTGGTGGACGAGTACCGGTTCGAGCCGGTGGGTGATCTCGCGCCGTGGGCGCGGGTGGAGCCGCAGTCGTTGCGGTTGTATCCGGGGACGACGGGGACGGTGGAGGTGTCGTTCGCTCCGCCGCGTACGTCGGACGCGGCGGCGGGTCCGCATCCGTATGCGGTGCGGATCACGCCGACGGAGCATCCGGAGGCGACGACCGTTCCCGAGGGGAATGTGACGGTCACGCCGTTCACGGAGGTGCGAGCGGAGTTGGTTCCGCCGGTGGTGAAGGGGCGGTTGCGGGGGCGTCCGAAGCTGGCGGTGGACAATCTCGGTAATACGAGGGTGACCGCGTCGCTCAGTGGCAGTGACAACGGTGATCAGTTGTCGTTCGATCTGGATCCGGGCAATGTGCAGATCGAGCCGGGGCGGGCGGTGTTCGTCAAGGCGCGGTTGAAGCCGCGGGAGATCATCTGGTTCGGTTCGAAGCAGGAGCGTCCGTACGCGTTGGCGGTGCAGCGTTCGGGGGTGGATCCGCAGAGCGTGGACGGGACGTTCGTCCAGCGCGGTTTCCTGCCCGGATGGCTGGCGTCGATGATGGGGCTGTTCCTGGCGCTGGCGATCGCGTTCGTCGTGATCTGGCTGTCCTACAAGCCCGACGTCCGCTCCCTGGCCACCGAAAGGCTCCAGGAAGCCGGCACCAGCACGCTGCCGCCGCCCGCTCTCTCACCGGCCCCCGAGGCGCCGAAGGCCCCGGCCGCCGGCGTCACGGCACCCCCGGCCGTGACCGAGACACAGCAGGCCGGCGGAGAAGGAGAAGGAGCCGGAGCCGGAGAAGGAGAAGGAGAAGGAGCCGGGGCGGGGGGTGGTGGTTCCGAGGAGAAGGAGACCAGCGCACCGGAGAGGACCGCAGCGATCGCCGTCCAGCAACTGGCCGCGGAGGATCCGAGCGGACGGCACATCTGCTACCGGGTCTATGTGGCGGGCCAGGGCTGGAGCGACGCCGTGTGCGACGGCGAAACAGCCGGCACAGCGGGCTCGGGGAAGCCGATCAAGGCCGTCAACACCGCCGTGTCCGGAACCAAGGGCACAGCCGGCGGCGCCTTCGTCCCCGACCCCGCGTCGACCAAGGGCGAGGGGCACTACCCCGATCCGTGGCCGAATGCCGCCGACGGCATCGACAACTACGTCGGCAGTACCGAGGAGGGCGCCCCGGACATGATGGGGTTCAGCATCAGCGTCGACAGTGGCGGCGGCACCGTCTGCCAGTCCGTCTACGTCCACAACGACGCCTGGCTCGGCCTGGAATGCGACGAGCCCGGGGTCGGGTACAAGTTCACCTACGCCGGCACCCGCGACAACGACTTGTGGATCGAAGCGGTCAAGCTCACGGTGTGATCCGAACGGTCCACCGGCCACTGCCGGACGAAGTGGCTCCAGCAGGTGAAACAGGTCGCACCGGGGCCGGCCCACCATGTGCCTTCCAAGGTTGAACCGTTCGTCCACTGGGGCCGGTTGCACGCCGACTGCTTCCTTCTCGGGGAGCAGACACCGCCAGGCGGTGTACGCGAGGGGGAAGGACCCCGAGCATTCCACCGTGGAGCCCTTCCGCACCACCCGGCGGGACGTCATCCCGTTGGTCGCTTCGTTCACCCCGGGAACGATCCGTGCGGTGGACGGTGGTGGCGCCCGGAAGGAAAGGGATTGCCTCGGGGCCGGAGCTCACGTTGGCTGGGCGGCATGGCTGAACTGCGTACCGATCACCTCGTCCTGCGCCGGTGGCGTGACTCCGACCTCGAACCGTGGGCGGCGATGAACGCCGATCCCGAGGTTCGGGAGCACTTGGGCGACCTGCTCACCCGCGAGCAGAGCGATGCCTCCGTGACGCGGTTCCGGGCCGAGTTCGACCGGCGAGGCTACGGATGGTGGGCGGTCGAGGTGCAGGCCACGGGCGAGTTCATCGGCTTCGCGGGCTTGGACGAAGTGGACGACGACATACCGTTCACGGGAGTGGAGATCGGCTGGCGGCTCGCCCGTTCGGCCTGGGGCCACGGGTACGCCACCGAGGCCGCGCTGACCGTCCTGGCCCATGGCTTCGACACTCTTGGGCTTCCCGAGATCCTCGCTGTCACCACAGCCGCCAACCTCCGTTCGCAGGCGGTGATGCGCCGGATCGGCATGACCCGAAACCCGGCCGACGACTTCGACGACCCCACCGAGCCCGAAGGGCCACTGCGTCCGAACGTGGTGTACCGCATCGCCCGTGGTGCGAGGAGCTGACGTTCTCCCCTGGGGTGGTTCGAGCAGGCTGCGGGTGTGAGAGGGCTCCGCCCGGCGCAGGCAGCGGTGCGGGGCCCGGGTCTGTGCCGGATGGCTGAGACGGGGAAGTCGGCCACGGCCGTGCTGCTCTTCGCCGTCCCGTCCCGTTGGTGAGGGCGAGTTCGGCGGTGGTGGGCGTCAAGGTCTCGTTGCGGCCGAAGACGTACGGGCGGCCCGGGACGTCCAGTCGGCGCGGCACCTTTTCTCGCACGGCATCACCGGCTCGCGGGATTCCGTGACCCGGCCGTGCCCGGTGCTCTTCACAGCCTTTGGGGAACGGGTGCCCCGGCTTCGTCCATATCGTGCCAACTGCGCACGGCGCGCTGAAGGTTGAAGGTGCAAGGACCTGCTTAGGGTGAACTTCACCCGATGAGGATCATGCCGGTGCGGAGCTGAAGTGCCGCGTCCGGCAGCAACACAGTGTGAAGGACGGCATGAAGATAGGTTTCGCCCTCCCCCAGTTCCACCACCAGGCGTACGGCGTCGCCCGGACGGGCACGTTCGCCGCGGCGATCGAGGAGGCCGGGGGTGCCAGCCTGTGGGTGGGGGACCGCAACCTGGCCGCGGTCCGTCCCGTCGTGGGATACGGAGGGCAGGGTGACACCATCCCGGAGGAACTGAACCCCGCGGCGGACCCGTTCGTCCTCCTCGGCGTCGCCGCCGCCGCGACCAGCCGGGTGCTGCTGGGCTCCCACGTCCTCGTCGCCCCGCTCTACCCGCCCGTCCAGCTGGCCCGGTCGCTGACGACGATCGACCTGATCAGCGGCGGACGCCTGCTGCCCGGCTTCGGGGTCGGCTGGTCCCCCGAGGAATACCAGGCGGCCGGCCTGGACTTCACCCGCCGCGGTGCCCGCATGGAGGAACTGCTCGACGCCCTCGACGCCATCTGGACCACCGACCCGGCACAGTACGAGGGCGCGCAGCTCTCCGTGCCCGAGCACCACTCGCCGCTGAAGCCGGCGCGTCAGCCGCGTCCGCCCTTCTACCTGGGAGCGATGTCCGAGCGCGCACTGCGCCGTGTCGCCCGACGCGGTGACGGCTGGCTGCCGCTGATCGTCGTCCCCGGTTACGTCGACATCGACGGGCTCGTCGCGCAGCGCTCGCAGCTGGACGAACTGGCCCGGCAGGCCGGCCGTGATCCCCAGGCGATCGACACCGTGCTGCGGGTGAACATCGACGCCGGCACGAGCACGGAGCGGGTCGCCGACACGGTCAAGGAGGTCCACGAGCGGACGGGCATCGACCACTTCATGATCGACTCGATGTACGACGTGGACACCGTCGACGGGTCCATCGAGCACGCCCGGCAGATCCTCCAGCTCGTGGCGAAGGGCTGAGCCCTCGTCGTCCTGGGGCGCTGAGGGCCGGCGCCGGGAGGCCGGCGTGCGTCGGCCCGGTGGTGCGGCCCAGTGGTGTGGCGCGGTCCCGGTGAGGTTCGCTCGCCGGGACCGCGAGCCCGCGACCGCGCCGTGACGAACTCTGCCGTCTCGCCGGGACCCGGCCGACCACACCGCAACGAGACCGCGTGCGTCATCACGACCCGTTGACGACCACCTTCGTGATCCTGATGTCGCCCGAGAAGTCATCCGCCTGGGCGGCCGCCGGAATCGTGAGCGCGGACAGGGCGAGGGCCCCGGCGAAGCCTGCCACGGTGGTGCGGTGATGCATGAAGGCGTTTCCCCCATGCTCCAGCGCCTCAGGAACGTCCCGAGGCGGAGCTGATCATGCCCACCCGGTACGCGGATGGCACGGACATGACCATCAGGTCGCGGGAATGGTTGCCCATCGATCACACGGCTGCCAGGACGAGCGCGGGGCTCACGCCATCTTCCGGCCCGGTCTGCATCGACGCCGCCTCCCTCGCGCCGCAACTCGTCCTCGCCGGGCACGCGCCCGCAGACATCGCCCGCCTGCTCCGCGACCATCCCGCCACCGCCGAAAACCCCGACACCACCACGGCGTTCCTCGCCGCACTCACCTGCCACTGGCACCGTCATGCCCGCAAGCCCGCGCCCCCGGCGTCCCCGGACCGCGCGCTTACCAGCACCGCGCCGCCGCCGGTCTCGCTCTCCTCAGTTACCGCGTGGGGAACAGCGAATGGCTCCAAACCGGTTTCCGTAGGCAGCGACCCCTTCGGCCAACAACGCAGTGGAGCCCGGGCTTCGGTTCGGGCCCCACTGCTTCCGCCGCCTTGTGCCGTCAGGCCTCCGCCACCGAGATGGCCGCGAGGACGGTCCCGGCGATCTGTGCCACAGCGCCCTGACAGGTCGGGGGCGGTTCTTCGTCCTGGCCCATGGGGGCAGAAAGAGGACACGTTCGCGGTCTCTCAGTCGAGACAGAACTCGTTGCCCTCGATGTCCCGCATCACGAGGCACGACTCGTTGTCGTCGTCGGCGAGCAGCAGCCGTACGCGTACCGCGCCGAGCGCGACCAGTCGTGCGCACTCGGCCTCGAGTGCGGCGAGGCGCTCCTCACCCACGAGCCCGGTGCCGACCCGCGCGTCAAGGTGGAGCCGATTCTTGACGATCTTGCTTTCGGGCACGCGCTGGAAGAACAGCCGCGGGCCCGCACCCGAGGGATCAGCGCATGAGGCGAACGCCGGACCCTGCTGCTCAGGGAGCAGTGCGCGATCGAAATCGTCCCAAGTGGCAAACCCCTCCGGCGGCGGTGCGACGTACCCCAGCACCTCGCACCAGAAACGAGCGACGCGCTCAGGTTCCGCGCAGTCGAAGGTGACCTGGAACTGCTTGATCGATGCCATTGGCCCACCGCAGTGGCGCGGGCTGTTCACCGGGACCCCGGATGCCAGCCTCTCGCGGGTCGAGGTCTCGCGTGACATGAGTGGGTGACGCGCTGATCCGGGTCGCGTCCGGTCGTTGGATCGCGCCAGATCCTGTGAACTGCGCCGCCCTCGGTGAGGCGGAGACACTGGCGCCCGGCCCGGGTGAGGGTCACGGTGCGCGTGCTCGCGGCGGTTGCGAACCCGGCGGGCCTGGTGCCGGTGACGGACGCCGACCCGGCGAACTTCCCGGCTCCGGTGCGCGCGTACCCGTTCGAAGCCCACCCGACGGGGGTGTGCACCAGGGGCGGGAAACGCTGCACGAGCGTTTGCGTCGCCCGCCGCTCTCC
Coding sequences within it:
- a CDS encoding hydrolase codes for the protein MSLWTSLEPASTTVDPGGSATVRLRVRNTGDVVDEYRFEPVGDLAPWARVEPQSLRLYPGTTGTVEVSFAPPRTSDAAAGPHPYAVRITPTEHPEATTVPEGNVTVTPFTEVRAELVPPVVKGRLRGRPKLAVDNLGNTRVTASLSGSDNGDQLSFDLDPGNVQIEPGRAVFVKARLKPREIIWFGSKQERPYALAVQRSGVDPQSVDGTFVQRGFLPGWLASMMGLFLALAIAFVVIWLSYKPDVRSLATERLQEAGTSTLPPPALSPAPEAPKAPAAGVTAPPAVTETQQAGGEGEGAGAGEGEGEGAGAGGGGSEEKETSAPERTAAIAVQQLAAEDPSGRHICYRVYVAGQGWSDAVCDGETAGTAGSGKPIKAVNTAVSGTKGTAGGAFVPDPASTKGEGHYPDPWPNAADGIDNYVGSTEEGAPDMMGFSISVDSGGGTVCQSVYVHNDAWLGLECDEPGVGYKFTYAGTRDNDLWIEAVKLTV
- a CDS encoding GNAT family N-acetyltransferase gives rise to the protein MAELRTDHLVLRRWRDSDLEPWAAMNADPEVREHLGDLLTREQSDASVTRFRAEFDRRGYGWWAVEVQATGEFIGFAGLDEVDDDIPFTGVEIGWRLARSAWGHGYATEAALTVLAHGFDTLGLPEILAVTTAANLRSQAVMRRIGMTRNPADDFDDPTEPEGPLRPNVVYRIARGARS
- a CDS encoding protein kinase domain-containing protein, with product MGLETVDGRFRITGVVGRGNMGEVHRAEDLQAAPDSPHRQVAVKTVLRGRTGVAVDTSGSGKEIDRFRREVRIMRMLSQGHPNLTLLIDGGVDDAPGASGLPYLAMELLDGHPLADLIDEEPQLPVSWVAAIGAQIAAGLTAAHTAGVVHRDLKPANVMLTGDGTVKILDFGMGSIVDDPDQTRLTSTGASLGTARYMAPEQFRAERVSAPADLYALGCILYELLIGRPPFSARTPFELSEQHQHEQPPQLTLVRPDLPAGLVRLVERLLEKDAELRPDNAAVVREVLVPLALAPDDTATLLAPHWRVMDPVARLRALLPERAPAAPAPVPRREPRLPDAMDVFGIHADLIGEYESFTKSGTVIRDARITGFVEDDLAAKSQWPDPWLSLNPFFADGGQVTDLVRDGVLHPRCAEIFQADKKETSPRPDGRPLTFHLHQRQAIEAAQAGDSYVLTTGTGSGKSLAYIVPIVDRVLKKRQAAGPDAGGRVRAIVVYPMNALANSQLGELEKYLRHGFGKGREPVTFARYTGQESTEERRELRKNPPDILLTNYVMLELMLTRPDDRSSLIRMAEGLRFLVFDELHTYRGRQGADVAFLIRRVREACRASASLQCIGTSATMSTEGSWEDQQREVAKVAGRLFGTTVLPKRVIGETLVRATDEAPATVPAERLRVPAAPRSYEALTKDSLARWVESRFGLEHEEGTGRLRRCAPGTVEEAAAELAAESGVAEESVREAIRTTLEAGAQAKNPRTERPLFAFRLHQFLSKGDTVYTTLEDPLTRPLTRTYQLEQPGSGGKPLFPLAFCRECGQEYLTVWRTEEGGAFRYEPRRDTSASGGRDGEGYLYLGMPGQDYEWPADPQKAVDDRRLPESWLEPDAQGVMVVKKSYRPRVPKRVVVDAHGDESGEGLVAAFVPAPFLFCTHCQVSYEQTRGRDFAKLATLDQEGRSSATSLISASIMKSLRAVPEESLGKEARKLLTFVDNRQDASLQAGHFNDFAQVTQLRGALHQAAVRAGEEGLRHDDLAEAVTGVMGLAPREYAVGTDLPPSMERRATKVFRDVVGYRLYRDLERGWRITMPNLEQTGLLRIDYEDLDWLAARPERWQSAHAVLRDADPALREEVARTLLDFMRRALAIDVQYFRDDFDTLQRASEERLTGPWVLGDSDRPDVGTAYPYGSRPGMERSALFLSARGKFGKYLRRNMPELREASVSLDDVQGVIEDLLKVLRDADLVREVEAVPEHSGPAFRRRAAQKRTGYRVSAAALIWRAGNGERGAVDPLARTYSSGEGPRVNPFFRDLYRTAAAELAGLFAREHTAQVTPEDRLERERQFRKAELPLLYCSPTMELGVDISSLNAVMMRNVPPTPANYAQRSGRAGRSGQPALVTTYCATGNSHDQYYFRRSQDMVSGQVAPPRLDLANEDLVRSHLQGIWLAETEMKLGTAIPDVIDVAYDPEGEDRPDPRMELPLLSDISDRSWDEDARRRAAAAARTVLAPLIADFESTTWWYDEWIEDRIERAPKEFDASFDRWRELFRAAVIDQYEQNKRVVDHTLSPGEQVRARTRRREAETQTNLLLNRSAENKSVMSDFNPYRYLASEGFLPGYNFPRLPLAAYIPRSGNRRNADGDYLQRPRFLAIREFGPGALIYHEGARYQVTRVQLPPDTSGDLATAEARRCDGCGYHYDVKVGSDVCAMCGEQLRGKRTGLLHLHTVYTTPRERISSDEEERRRAGFRLETSYAFQDHGARKGRLTSHVTDAGGGPVLDLDYGDSATVRITNLGRVRDKEGEPDGYWLDLGDGRWLNDRAAADAIEGTGMPVVDEDGNEKRRKKRVLPYVEDRRNILVLTLDEPEPEPVAWSFLYALERGIEAAFELEDSELTAELLPPDDGPRRRMLFTEAAEGGAGVLRRIQHDRDALARAARTALEICHFDPDTGEDEGGPADGEKCARGCYACLLTYANQTHHRQLSRHAARPLLLRLAGARTEREDRGESRSERFRRLAPAVGDTNTAPPAASASVPVPSPTPVKTDLAALVAQGDLLGWLRAKGYRLPDEVDAFVGGADARPDLVFRLDGADLAVFVDVPGHPADSTRGIEAGYRLEEAGWDVLRFPSDADWDAIVDHNAAYFHLR